The genomic interval CCTGGCGGCGGCGGCGAAGTGGTCCCGTCAGCACCGGCGCCACGATTTCCGCCATCCGGGCCACCGCGTCGTAGAACTCCCGCCAGGCGGCATGGTCCTCACCGGTGCCGGTGACCCGACGGAACGACTCCTCCGTCGCCGCGCCCGGTGCCGCCTCCACCAGCAGTCCGTCAGCGCGACCCCCGCGGATCACGGGGGTGAAGGACGACACGGCCCGCGACGCGAGCGGCAGGGAGATACCGAGCCGGGCGACCAACTCGTCGGGGAACAACGAGACCAGGTAGGAGTACCGGCTGACGCGGGCGGAGTGACCCGGGAAGACAGCGGCGCCGGTAGTGGCGCCGCCGGCCGCGCGGTTGCGTTCCAGCACGGTCACCGACAGACCCGCCTGAGCGGCGAGGATCGCGGCGACCAACCCGTTGTGCCCCGCCCCCACGACGACGACATCCGACGTCGTCGTCGATCCCGCGTGGTCGCTCATCCGCACTCCGACGGCCATGGGTGCCGGGCGCGCACCATCCTGTCCGAGACTGTACGAGGCCGCGCCGGCGCTCGTCCGTCCGGATGCGGACATCTCCGCGCCTGCACGACCTGCGACGCTGCACCAACGGTCTCGTGAACCTGCACCGCTGGGCCGTCACGCGTTCGTGTCGGGGCCGGAGTCGATCGACGACGCTCACGCAGCGGTGGGTGCCGGCGGTGGCGTCCGCGGGCGACGCACGCCGTCCCGGGCATCCGCAACTCCGAGGCGTGAGGCTCGCCGGCCTGTTCACCTCGCGGCCGGCACCGCCGTCACATCAGGTCGTCGAGCCTCGGTCCTGCGAGGTCGACCGCCACCACCGGAGGGAAGGCGCCACCGGCGCGCTGTCGCTCCCGTGGTACCGCTTCGCCGTCCCGACGTCTCCCGCCGTCCACGGGTCCTTCACGCCTGGCCGGCGGCCGGCGCCGATGGGGTGGACTGTTCCTCCTCCTCGAGCGTGGCTTCGACGTGGTCCTGGCTCTCGCCGGGTGTGGCCCGGCCCGCGAGGTACTTGACCGCAGCGTTGACCGTGGCGGCCAACGGCACCGCGAGGAGTGCCCCGATGATGCCGCCGACGACGACGCCGGCGGCGATGGACAGCGCCACGGCGAGGGGATGCAGGCTGACCGCGCGACCCAGCAGCACCGGCTGCAGGACATGACCCTCCAGCTGCTGCACCGCGATGACCACCGCGAGCAGGATCAGCGCCTTGACGAATCCGACCGTGACCAGCGCGACCAGGATCGCCACACCGCCACTGAGCAGTGCGCCGATGATGGGGATGAACGAGGCGAGGAAGACCAACGCGGTCAGCGGGATCGCGAGCGGAACCCCCAGTACGAGGAGCCCGATGCCGATACCGATGGCGTCGACGAATGCCACCAGGACGGTCGCCCGGACGTACCCGCCCAGCGTGGACCACGCGTGGGACGCAGCTCCGTCGATGCGGTGGCGCGCGCGGGCGGGCGCGAGGCGCAACAACCAGGCCCAGATCCGCTCCCCGTCACGGAGGAAGAAGAACAGCGTGAACAACACGAGGACCAGTCCGGTGACGATGTGACCGACCGACGTCGCGGTGTTGAGAGCGCCCGACGTCAACGCGTCCTGGTTGTCGACCACGGCCTGCCGGACCGAGGTCAGACCACTGTCGATCTGGTCCTGGGACAGTTTGAGGGGGCCGTTGACGAGCCAGTCCTGCACTTTGTCGATGCCGTCGGTGGCCTTGGACGCGAGGTCGGGAGCGCCGGACACGAACTGTCGCACCACCACGAAGACCAGCCCGATCACCAGGAGGAGGCCGGCCAGGAAGACGACAGTGGACGCGAGATGCGGCCTCCACCCTTTGAGGATCAGCCACCGGCGGACCGGGTTGAGCAGTGAATTCAGCAACAGCGCTATCGCGATCGGAATGGTGATCTCGGACAGGAACGCGATGCCGCACAGCAGGGCGCCGGCGGCGATGACCACGACGATGAACCGCCATGACCAGGACGCCGCGATCCGCATCCCGGGCGTCACCGTGCTCGTCACGTCCTGAGGCGGTCTCCGAGCAGGCGCCGTCGGTGACGTGACCGGGTGCGGCTGCGAGGCCTGCCGGGACGGTCGGGCTTCTGATGGCATGGGAGATCTCCTGAGTGAGCGGCGAGCACCATCGCAGAGGACGGTCGCCGAGGGTCGTGCGCGGGCGGAAGGGTGCGGTGCGCGATCGGAACGGATGGCGGGCTCACATCGACGCGTGGCCGACGTTGTTCGCGGCATCCGCGTCCCTGGTACCCGATACCCACCGCGTCGCTCGCCGAGGCGGGTTTCGTCACGGTGACGGTGACGGTGACGGTGAAGGTGACGGTGTCGGGTGTCGGCGGATCGGGCGGGTGGTGGTCGGCTGCGGGCGTCCACGTCCGCTCGGGCCGCGCCGGCCGCTCATGCCGCCCA from Nakamurella deserti carries:
- a CDS encoding AI-2E family transporter, producing MTSTVTPGMRIAASWSWRFIVVVIAAGALLCGIAFLSEITIPIAIALLLNSLLNPVRRWLILKGWRPHLASTVVFLAGLLLVIGLVFVVVRQFVSGAPDLASKATDGIDKVQDWLVNGPLKLSQDQIDSGLTSVRQAVVDNQDALTSGALNTATSVGHIVTGLVLVLFTLFFFLRDGERIWAWLLRLAPARARHRIDGAASHAWSTLGGYVRATVLVAFVDAIGIGIGLLVLGVPLAIPLTALVFLASFIPIIGALLSGGVAILVALVTVGFVKALILLAVVIAVQQLEGHVLQPVLLGRAVSLHPLAVALSIAAGVVVGGIIGALLAVPLAATVNAAVKYLAGRATPGESQDHVEATLEEEEQSTPSAPAAGQA